The Gemmatimonadetes bacterium T265 genome contains a region encoding:
- a CDS encoding UPF0178 protein, producing MKLWLDADAAPRDVKDICLRAAERLRIDAVLVANQRLLLPPGYAYATSVRVEGGPDTADRHIAEHAAAGDVAVTADIPLAALLAPRGVTVIDPRGEEYTAERVGERLSVRNFMDGLRGAGVETGGHGTYGPREKQAFANALDRALTRALRRR from the coding sequence ATGAAGCTCTGGCTCGATGCCGACGCCGCGCCCCGCGACGTGAAGGACATTTGCCTGCGCGCCGCCGAGCGGCTGCGGATCGACGCCGTCCTCGTGGCGAACCAGCGGCTGCTCTTGCCGCCGGGCTACGCGTACGCGACGTCCGTCCGGGTCGAGGGCGGCCCTGACACGGCGGACCGCCATATCGCGGAGCACGCGGCGGCCGGCGACGTGGCGGTCACGGCGGACATCCCGCTCGCGGCGCTCCTCGCGCCCCGCGGCGTGACCGTCATCGACCCGCGGGGCGAGGAGTACACCGCCGAGCGCGTCGGGGAGCGCCTGTCCGTGCGCAACTTCATGGACGGGCTCCGCGGGGCCGGCGTCGAGACCGGCGGGCACGGCACGTACGGCCCGCGCGAGAAGCAGGCGTTCGCCAACGCGCTCGACCGGGCGCTCACGCGCGCCCTCCGGCGCCGCTGA
- a CDS encoding hypothetical protein (frameshifted, insertion at around 117202), with product MVDVRAVIAEVAPLIEPQLSGKGLALDVRLPDGPCEVWADRDKLGQVLLNLLSNAAKFTAARNPATGAPGRVTMTVATRPGAAAGAVFLRVADTGVGIPRDKLAAVFEPFVQVATGYARTGDGTGLGLAISRDLARGMGGDLRVQSVLGEGSTFTVALRRAAGPGGGGGDRPAEAAGSA from the coding sequence GTGGTGGACGTGCGCGCGGTGATCGCCGAGGTGGCCCCGTTGATCGAGCCCCAGCTCTCGGGCAAGGGCCTGGCGCTCGACGTGCGGCTGCCCGACGGCCCCTGTGAGGTCTGGGCTGATCGGGACAAGCTCGGACAGGTGTTGCTCAACCTGCTCTCGAACGCGGCCAAGTTCACCGCCGCGCGCAACCCGGCGACGGGCGCGCCCGGGCGCGTGACCATGACGGTGGCCACGCGGCCCGGGGCCGCCGCGGGCGCCGTGTTCCTCCGGGTGGCCGACACCGGCGTGGGCATCCCGCGCGACAAGTTGGCAGCCGTGTTCGAACCGTTTGTGCAGGTGGCGACCGGCTACGCGCGGACGGGCGACGGCACGGGGCTGGGCCTCGCCATCAGCCGCGACCTGGCGCGCGGGATGGGCGGGGACCTGCGGGTGCAGAGCGTGCTGGGCGAGGGGTCCACCTTCACGGTCGCGCTGCGGCGCGCGGCGGGGCCGGGCGGCGGGGGGGGAGACCGCCCCGCCGAGGCCGCGGGGTCCGCCTAA
- a CDS encoding hypothetical protein (frameshifted, deletion at around 118065), translating to MLATGEPFYGRELPVTLARTPGAPPEERLVDLVYLPLFDADGACTRILGHGTDVTEHVAARRQAEAAVAAERERLRSLVLHMPAPVALLAGDAGGLRYELVNAAYTRVCAGRPLVGRTHREAFPELAGQGFYELFERVYRTGESWAGPETLARYDRDGTGVVDTWLDLRLEPVREPGVDGAPGPVVGLLNFAVDVTDQVRARRQVEALLAESERARAEAEAERARADAERERAAQANQAKAEFLAVMSHELRTPLNAIRRLRAAAGAGAARPGDGRPDRRARPRTGRAAAAPRPYQRRPQLRQAGGRARGVRTGRGGRARGDRRGGPVDRAPALGQGPGARRAAARRPL from the coding sequence GTGCTGGCCACGGGCGAGCCGTTCTACGGGCGCGAGCTCCCCGTGACGCTCGCCCGCACCCCGGGCGCCCCGCCCGAGGAGCGCCTCGTTGACCTCGTGTACCTGCCGCTGTTCGACGCCGACGGCGCGTGCACGCGCATCCTCGGCCACGGCACCGACGTCACCGAGCACGTCGCGGCGCGCCGGCAGGCCGAGGCCGCGGTGGCCGCCGAGCGGGAGCGGTTGCGGTCGCTCGTGCTGCACATGCCGGCGCCCGTCGCGCTGCTCGCCGGCGACGCGGGCGGGCTCCGCTACGAGCTGGTGAACGCGGCGTACACCCGCGTGTGCGCGGGGCGCCCGCTGGTGGGGCGCACGCACCGCGAGGCGTTCCCGGAACTCGCGGGGCAGGGCTTCTACGAGCTGTTCGAGCGGGTGTACCGGACGGGCGAGTCGTGGGCGGGCCCCGAGACGCTGGCGCGCTACGACCGCGACGGGACGGGCGTCGTCGACACGTGGCTGGACCTCCGCCTGGAGCCCGTGCGGGAGCCGGGGGTCGACGGCGCCCCCGGGCCGGTGGTCGGGCTCCTCAACTTCGCCGTCGACGTGACCGACCAGGTGCGGGCGCGCCGGCAGGTGGAGGCGCTGCTGGCGGAGAGCGAGCGGGCGCGCGCGGAGGCCGAGGCGGAGCGGGCGCGCGCGGACGCCGAGCGCGAGCGCGCGGCGCAGGCCAACCAGGCGAAGGCGGAGTTCCTGGCCGTGATGAGCCACGAGCTCCGCACGCCGCTCAACGCCATTCGGCGGCTACGCGCAGCTGCTGGAGCTGGGGCTGCACGGCCCGGTGACGGACGCCCAGATCGCCGCGCTCGCCCGCGTACGGGACGCGCAGCGGCGGCTCCTCGGCCTTATCAACGACGTCCTCAACTACGCCAAGCTGGAGGGCGGGCGCGTGGAGTACGCACTGGGCGTGGTGGACGTGCGCGCGGTGATCGCCGAGGTGGCCCCGTTGATCGAGCCCCAGCTCTCGGGCAAGGGCCTGGCGCTCGACGTGCGGCTGCCCGACGGCCCCTGTGA
- a CDS encoding hypothetical protein (frameshifted, insertion at around 118465, deletion at around 118065), which yields MWDFTGPIYDAVLHRGQAFRFEDQRLVLERHGGREETYFTLAYSGVPDGAGGVGGVLVSVFETSAQVGGRRAEAERAQLAVALQAERTALLEEVFRRSPSFLHVLRGPKFVFEFVNAAYYQLGATASCSAGPPSRRCPRRPPAASRNASPACWPRASRSTGASSP from the coding sequence GTGTGGGACTTCACGGGGCCCATCTACGACGCGGTGCTGCACCGCGGCCAGGCGTTCCGCTTCGAGGATCAGCGCCTCGTGCTGGAGCGCCACGGCGGGCGCGAGGAGACGTACTTCACGCTCGCCTACAGCGGCGTCCCCGACGGGGCGGGCGGGGTGGGCGGCGTCCTCGTGAGCGTGTTCGAGACCTCCGCGCAGGTGGGGGGACGGCGCGCCGAAGCCGAGCGGGCGCAACTCGCCGTCGCGCTGCAGGCCGAGCGCACGGCGTTGCTGGAGGAGGTGTTCCGCCGCTCGCCGTCGTTCCTCCACGTGCTCCGCGGCCCGAAGTTCGTCTTCGAGTTCGTGAACGCGGCGTACTACCAGCTCGGGGCCACCGCGAGCTGCTCGGCCGGCCCGCCTTCGAGGCGCTGCCCGAGGCGGCCGCCGGCGGCTTCGAGGAACGCCTCGCCGGCGTGCTGGCCACGGGCGAGCCGTTCTACGGGCGCGAGCTCCCCGTGA
- a CDS encoding amidohydrolase — protein MLPSALHRVAALLTLSAALCVPATTAVAQAAAAGTSRGLALAHVHVVNPRTGVVRDDQTIVTRGDRIVAVAPSGVTRLPAGVRVVNADGAYVIPGLWDAHVHLSYAGACALPVFVAHGITSVRDLGARLDEVRAWRAAAARQALVAPRIWAAGPDVESAAWLDAAHALSPPTDSMWAWGPRLRMQGPADAAAITDSLARLGVDVVKFRNLPRASFLALAAAARRRGLRLAGHAPKGTTLAEAAAAGLGSVEHAETVTLALGAAPDSIRRKQFRVAARAGLMVTPTLVTERTLWLTPASVARAVLADSAGARDPERQYVSARQLRAWAHALELNARGADGTTDWPALYRRQTADMRLARTAGMPFLAGTDFGSATGLYAGAGLHEELALLVRDVGLTPREALASATTAPAAFFGQAQAFGVTPGAHADLVVLAADPLTDIRNTRRIRAVLLGGRLFEQAELDTLLADVGTAVRSGADCARARPPGGTSAAGR, from the coding sequence GTGCTCCCATCCGCGCTGCACCGGGTCGCCGCCCTCTTGACGCTCTCGGCAGCCCTGTGCGTTCCTGCCACCACGGCCGTGGCCCAAGCGGCGGCGGCGGGTACCTCGCGCGGCCTCGCGCTGGCCCACGTCCACGTGGTCAACCCGCGCACCGGGGTGGTGCGCGACGACCAGACCATCGTCACGCGCGGCGACCGTATCGTCGCCGTTGCGCCGAGCGGCGTGACGCGACTCCCCGCCGGGGTCCGCGTGGTCAACGCCGACGGCGCGTACGTCATCCCGGGCCTGTGGGACGCGCACGTGCACCTGTCGTACGCCGGCGCGTGCGCGCTGCCGGTGTTCGTCGCGCACGGCATCACGAGCGTGCGCGACCTCGGGGCGCGGCTCGATGAGGTCCGCGCCTGGCGGGCTGCGGCGGCCCGCCAGGCACTCGTGGCGCCGCGCATCTGGGCGGCGGGGCCGGACGTCGAGAGCGCGGCGTGGCTCGACGCCGCGCACGCGCTCTCGCCGCCGACGGATTCCATGTGGGCGTGGGGCCCGCGGCTGCGGATGCAAGGGCCGGCAGACGCCGCGGCGATCACCGATTCCCTGGCGCGCCTCGGCGTCGACGTGGTCAAGTTCCGCAACCTGCCGCGCGCGAGCTTCCTGGCGCTCGCCGCCGCGGCGCGCCGGCGCGGGCTGCGCCTCGCAGGACATGCGCCCAAAGGGACGACGCTCGCGGAGGCTGCCGCAGCCGGGCTCGGCAGCGTGGAGCACGCCGAGACCGTGACGCTCGCCCTTGGCGCGGCGCCGGACAGCATCCGCCGCAAGCAGTTCCGCGTCGCGGCGCGGGCCGGCCTGATGGTGACGCCCACGCTCGTCACCGAGCGCACACTCTGGCTGACGCCGGCCAGCGTCGCGCGAGCCGTGCTCGCCGACTCGGCGGGCGCGCGCGACCCCGAGCGCCAGTACGTGAGCGCCCGGCAGCTGCGCGCCTGGGCCCACGCGCTCGAGCTGAACGCGCGCGGCGCCGACGGGACCACCGACTGGCCTGCGCTCTACCGACGTCAGACGGCCGACATGCGCCTCGCGCGCACCGCGGGGATGCCGTTCCTGGCGGGCACCGATTTCGGCAGCGCGACGGGGCTCTACGCCGGTGCGGGGCTGCACGAGGAGCTCGCGCTGCTTGTGCGCGACGTCGGGCTCACCCCGCGCGAGGCGCTCGCGAGCGCGACGACGGCGCCGGCCGCCTTCTTCGGGCAGGCACAGGCGTTTGGCGTCACGCCCGGGGCGCATGCGGACCTAGTGGTCCTCGCCGCCGACCCGCTGACGGACATCCGCAACACGCGGCGCATCCGCGCGGTCCTGCTCGGCGGTCGCCTGTTCGAGCAGGCCGAGCTGGACACGCTGCTCGCCGACGTCGGCACCGCGGTGCGCAGTGGTGCGGACTGCGCCCGCGCGCGCCCGCCTGGCGGGACGAGCGCCGCCGGGCGGTAG